GTCCGGCGGACGACGCGCGCGGCGAGGCCGTGGTGGTCGGCGTGCCCGTGCGTGACGACGACGTGGCGGATTCGGCCGAGCGCCTCCCCGAGCCCCTGCGCGAGCGCCTCCCAGGCGACGTCCCCGAGCGGGCCCGTGTCGACGAGGGTCGCCTCCTCGCCGTCGAGGAGCCAGGCGTTCACGGGCCCGACGACGAAGGGCGTCGGAATCACGATGCGACGGACGCCCTCGGGGAGCACACGCCCGATTGGTCCGCGGCGCGTGAAATGGGTTTCCACCCCGGTTTCACGGCGTCCCCGACCCCCGAAGGTTTATCTCGGGCCCTCCCTTTCGTCGCGCATCCGGGCGGATTCCCCATGAAGTTCGAACTCACGGAAGAGCAGCGCGCGGTCCAGAAGATGGTCCGCGACTTCGCCGAGAACGTCGTCCGCCCCCAGATCCCGAAGATCGAGAAGGAGGGCGTGTGGAACACGTCCGTCCTCGCGGAGGCCGCGAAGCTCGGCCTCGCCGGCATGACGATCCCCGCGGAGTTCGGCGGCGCGGGCCTCGACACCCTCTCCTACAACCTCGCGATCCAGGAGATGAGCCGCGTGAACGGGTCCGTCGGCATCACGTTCGCCGCGCACTGCGGTCTCGGGACGGGCCACATCGGCATCATGGGCACGCCGGAGCAGAAGCGCAAGTACCTCCCCCGTCTCGCCTCGGGCGAGCACTGGGGCGCGTGGGGCTTGACGGAGCCGGGCGCGGGCAGCGACGCGGCGGGCCTCGCCTCGGTCGCGAAGCGCGAGGGCGACGGGTGGAAGATCTCGGGCCAGAAGGTCTTCTGCACGAACGGCCATTTCGCGGACGTCTTCACCATCATGGCCAAGACGGATCCCTCGAAGGGTTCGCACGGGATCACGGCCTTCATCGTCGAGAAGGGCGCGAAGGGCCTCACGCTCGGGAAGCTCGAAAAGAAGCTCGGACTGCACGGGTCCGCGACCTCGCAGGTCTTCCTCGAGGACGTCTGGGT
This is a stretch of genomic DNA from Candidatus Thermoplasmatota archaeon. It encodes these proteins:
- a CDS encoding acyl-CoA dehydrogenase family protein, with the protein product MKFELTEEQRAVQKMVRDFAENVVRPQIPKIEKEGVWNTSVLAEAAKLGLAGMTIPAEFGGAGLDTLSYNLAIQEMSRVNGSVGITFAAHCGLGTGHIGIMGTPEQKRKYLPRLASGEHWGAWGLTEPGAGSDAAGLASVAKREGDGWKISGQKVFCTNGHFADVFTIMAKTDPSKGSHGITAFIVEKGAKGLTLGKLEKKLGLHGSATSQVFLEDVWVPDAQVIGGEAGIGKGFVGAMRTLDAGRIAIGSLAYGLALGAYDTALAYAKEREQFGRKIGTFQAIQFKLASMATELDAAQLLLMRAAALKDEGAKFTREASMAKLFASEIGMRACTEAIQILGGNGYTEDYPVERMFRDIKLCEIGEGSSEVQRMVIAREIGLPTK